The Phaseolus vulgaris cultivar G19833 chromosome 5, P. vulgaris v2.0, whole genome shotgun sequence genomic interval GCACTCCGGCAACTCGTCGAGATCGGCGAAGAGCAACTCGTCCTCCTCTCTCATCGGCATCGCCACGTCATCCACCTCGCCGCAGATCGGGATCTCGAGGACGCCGGTGGACGCAACGTCATCGAACCACCGGAAGTGGTGGTGGCTGAGCAGAACCGCCGCGTCGCCGGCAAGTTCAAAATCGGTGTGAGTAGCAAATACGACCATTtcctcctccggcggaaacctGGAGGCGGACTCGGGCGGCGAGGAAGCGGCGGAAACGGCGAAGGAATTGGATTTGGGGAGAGGGATGGAGTGGTTGTGGTCGTTGGCGTAGGTAACTATGAGCTTTGTGGGGTCCACACGGCTTCGCTCCACTTGCTTCCTTGCGGGACACCCCTTTGAACTGCTGCATCGGTAGTATCCCCTGCGTTTTCagattcaaatttattatttttaattattaattgctTAATTAATTCAACATTATTgtgaatgaaaagaaaatatttaatacaaaatttaagaGAGAGAAGAGTGATGTGGACTGGGATGATAATCCACAAAAACCAGCGAAAACGGGTCTTTCATAAATTTTGCGCTATCTGAAGCGCGTGATTCTCAATCCCAATTCCTTAATCCCTCGTTAAAAATAATCCACTACCTAATTTAAGTCATTACTTAAAACCAAATCTCTAATCAGGAATCCCCTTAGCAAACTTTGTAATTATTTGTGCGTTACCAACTATGAAGAGTAAAGACATATATTAAATCATAtgattcaaaataataaataattttattatttttcaataaatgtACCGATTTTTATTTAGTTGGAAGTTATCCTAACTGATCAACACAATGTTGCATGAAAAAAAACGTGCATGCTCTTATCAAACTCTAGTTCATAAAACACAGTTATAAAACGAAATGGGATAAGCtgaaaacaagaagaaaaaaaatgttcaatttCACAAACAAAAAGATCAAACATAGAAAATGACGGCTTCCGACTCCTGATTTTTATATTCCATAATTATTGTGGCGTGAAGGCAACGCGGTTCGTAGGTCGCGTGTGCGCTCTCAACAACCAGACTACCACCACAACCCCGATCCGCATTTTAGCACAGCCGCCTTCAGCCGGTTTTTCACGGCGGCGGCGGCAACGCACTTCCAGGTCTAGAAAAGAACTTTGAATTATTTGATTCAGTTATAAATTGGTTCCTGTTCGGAAAGATATTTAGCATTCTTGAGTCCTATTATTACCATATCCTTCAAACTGAAGCTAATTAGCATGTGATTTATTTTGCTAAAAAATGATGGTTAAGTAAAACAATTAAGGTAAATGAATTAATGTATGCCCGCCCGCAAAGgtggtatatatatattagagcATACCTTGGGTAAGGGGAGCCTTTGATGGGCTTTTGGCCGTATTTCCTCCAGGCCCATGAATCGGACGGTGGATACGTCTCTCCTTTGCTCTTAGATCCATCCACGTCACCGATCGGTACCGTCACCACCCTTTTCTTCATCTCCCTCCTACGTATGGTGCCATGAACGTAAACCTTTCAACATTTAACTTCCCAATTCccatgaaaaaaagaaagagaaaaacaaaacctTTTCTTAGGTGACGGTGCTTCTGCTTTAGTGTCATCACAGGAAGAGGGAGAAGCAGGCCCAGCTTCTGAGGTGGGCTCGGGCTCGGGCTCATCTGGGTTAGCGACATGTATCGGTTTGTTGAATCTACGGTGGTACATGatgggtttggagtgaaactAAATCTGGGTGGTGGATGTATGTATAATTTTGTATGTTGTAGAAATAGTGGATTGGTGAGTGGGGATTGGGTTGAGAAGAGAAGAAgggtgagagtgagagagaagggGTTGGGGTTGGTGTTTAATATCAGCCGCCATGGTGACAGATTGGCAGCAGTGTAGTTTATTGTGGACGTGCAAGCAAATACCCAATTAATAAAACACTACTACATGGGAAGGCTTTTATCTCATGAGGTTAGGTTCATGGTACACTATGTTTTCGATTCATTCATTGGTTGTTCTGTCATCGCCCTATTAGTCTATGTTTCAAAGTGTATAGTGTATTACTATTGGCTAGGGTTAgtaaaatatgtatataatgcttcatattttcaaattttgtaggTTGTGTTTGGTGACAGGGCATCAAGGTTCAGATTGAGAGAATAACTAATTCCATAATTCCAAAATATGTGCATGGAGACTTTCTGGGTTGTTGGCTGCTATTAAACTATAACAAACAAGTGAAATTTCTGAGATTTTTAGTGTGAAAGCAATAAATTAGTGTTGGCTTGTTTAAGAGATTTTAAATGGAAATTGGACTGAATTTCTTTCTAATTGGATTAATTGATGTtcgctgtttttttttttgtatgtttttaAGATTTGAGACGAATTCTCGAATCTATACCATCTTTTGAATCGAATATGCTTGTTAATTTCTAAGTTAGTTAGAATTGTTTTTGtagttttgaatattttgtgaAGATTAGGGACCAGATCAAAGGTCACGATCACGTGATGGTATGTGATTTTACAATgatttttagaatttatttacAACGGAAGTAGTTATGGTTGATATTTTAACAAGGAAACCATTCTTGtcagtaattttaaaaaagaaaattatgtacGAGTGTTGTAGAATTTATTCTGTTTATATGTTTTTTACTTATGTATTAGAATATgagattgatttttatttttagtttaaattttagctgagtatttttaatgaaaaaattattgagATGAATTTTtacttgtattttattttaacatatattataatattacaatATTTATGTCAgtgataaattaatataaaaaatttgacAATAAACCAAATTTaggtcaaaataaaaaaaatacctacactacaagaaaaacattaaatagaaatcaattttagataaaaaaaatgttgctatagtaattaaattagagataattttataaactaaaaaagatgatttctaaattagtttctattattgttaaatggtttataaattggtatctaattaacaaccaaggttttaactaccaattatttagtttcttaatttggtagcaaaaaccttggttgctaaatagatatcaatttagaaaccatttaacaataatagaaaccaatttagaaaccaaaatatttttagtctctaaaatggtctctaatttagtccagcaactaattattttttgttactaaaaattagtttttatttcatgattttcttgtagagATATTTAACTCATCATAAAATAATAGTAAGAATAATAGTAATTTTATATTACTATACTTAGTGAGAAGATAATAGTAGATTAAATGATAGTgataacttaaaataaattaaatttgataaaaaaaatatgactaTCTTTgtgattgaattttattattttatttttaattaaacttattaaataaatttattttgttcattgttgtcaattttttttaatatttatattttaactcCTCATGACATGTtcctaaataaattatatttaatcatAATATTTTCCAAACTCAACATAATAAACTTGCTTTAAATTCAAAGATGATAATAAGTTGTTGTATGTTAcggtataaattatttatttactattttttacaggttaataactttttttttattttcttacaatagaaaaacatatataagacaCTCGTCAATAAAGTTTGTTGGACGGAGTTTGCTccaattaaaacatattttaccgTTTAATGttcttagataaaaaaaaattgactcattaaaatcattttCGTTATAGAGTCATATATTGGATTATAAAATTAAGACTTAggtcataaaaaaaattctcttaaAAAGTATACTAGCAATCTAATAAAACATTGATAAAAAGTGTCTTACATGATCCTTATCATGAAGTAAAAATTACAAgaagattttaaaaattatagtgaaactcacaaaaattaaattaaaatattatatgatgACTCGTGTAACGAAAATGTCGTAAGAGAAAAAGTTGGCAAgacaaataattattattacatgATTGggtaaaaaattatacttatttgTTTCATCCATGTTTTTATGGTTTTCTCTTTAAAATCTaactaaacaaaaaatagaGTTATTTGAGAAGCTTGGTTCTTTATTTATCTTCATTTACTTTATTGTTCATtatctttgttattttttttctcttaatttttcttcttcatcaattttttactaaagaagttttaaaatattagatatatattaactaaaaagTATAATTCATTTCTCTTTTCTTATATTTGTAGAACGAAATGAGAActagaaaaaaatacattactgataaaaaaaactacaaaaagtacattaaaaaaaataaaacttgtaAGCTTAAAACATAGTTAAATAAACATACTTAAATGAATTTGTCCCTATTCAAATCAATCTTTAGTTAGAATTTTTCGTAACTAGAATAGTGTTTCTAAGAAAAAGGCATCTCAAACCCTCATTCAAAAGTTGAACAAATGATTTGAagtttgaaaactcttttaacaTAACTTAAcaccttttttatatttttaaaaatcattaaacaaaatttaatttcaaaaaataaaatatatttaattattatattttttaagttacatactattttataaattaaaaaaaatttattaatatttaaagtaatttttaatattaataaaatttataaactaatttttaaattgatatctaatattaactattagttattttagattttaaattaatctttatattaattaatttaaaatttaaattagttagtAGTTGAAACcttcataattaatattaaatataaatttaaaaattagttgatatatttatattaataataaaaattattttaaacaataatattttttttaatttataaaatgatatctaattttaatataataattaattattttttatatttaaaattaatttttgtttaataatttttttgtatgaTATGATTAGATTTTCCATTAATACAAAAGATAAAAGATTAACATACAAAAGATTGACATGTTGCTACATTTTATACACACTCTTATAATAACACAATTAActtatatgttattattattgttaaactTTTATGACTCGACTTAACTTAAAGTTTTAACGAATACATTTACCATCTTATTTTGGAATTATTTTACTAGCATTTGAATGATTGAATTGTGTTGTATGActtaatgatttatttattaaaagtgatttatatatatatatatatatatataattaattggaTCGAtcatttaatcaaataaaaaattagtttaatatttaatgatttaatcAGAACCGAGTAAattgtaataaatttattttaataattaaaaatatataaaatagtatcataattttaaaatattaaaaagaaaaaagtaaacATAAAAATGCATAGGttgttatataaaaaagttaaataaaatatgtattataaCTCAATTGAAGTTTTgataataaatatgtttaataataataacaagtttataagtagaataaaactgatattttagtttataagaaaaaatttaaaatagtagtTTATTACTCTTTTAACCTGAATCTTTTTCATCAATTTTATCGGTTCCACTGATTTTGGTTTTCATTGACTTATACTACAACCCATTcagataaataatattgaaaactTTTACGACGAGTAAGTTTTTGAATTTTACTACATCATTCATTCGTtgcttgttatatgtcttttaagattattttacaaaaatcaataaacacaataagttttatttattacaaaaaaaaattattgttcagtcttttttttatcttctatttttactataaaaagtacaataaatttctatttatatattctgTTTCATAATAATAGTGTTCTTAATTCAAAGCAAGTTTGTAGAGTTTTAAAGCAaccaaaattaatattagtttcACTCAGCCCCAtgaaaagtataattttttttttctggtattATAGTTCATATATGTTTAAATAAACTGTGTGCTTAACTCTTGTTTTGTAATGAGGTCATGCTAAAAACAAAACCTAATTAAGAAAAGTGGAAAATCACGCTTCAAATGTTTAGTGAAAGAGGTGTTCACATTGATAATTTCAATTATCATACATTTTGTGGGACAAAAACCTAAATcaatattaaaacaaaactGTAATTGATGTTTTGTCACTTAGGGAAATAAATGTCGGTTTTTGGTCTACAGACTTCCACTGAAAATAGGGTAATTAGGTTTAAAAGCAAAAGAATTATTATAAAGCAATGATAAATGATAGTGTTATTACGTATGCATGAATGAAgacattttaatttgtaaatgaCTAATTATTGGTCAGATTCTTGGCTTTGGATTTCATTATCCTTTGGTCTAATTgacttttatataattaaacagTTGCAATCATATCCAGTTATTATGCCAACTGTTAATATACTTAATATTAAAGACAATGTGTTATCTACTCAAACAATAATTTGTGATAATGAACCATTATTAAAATGCTAAGTCTGACATGAAGACACTACAATTGGTTTTTTAGTTAACTTGTGATTAGGATTCAAATGCCGATTAGATTAGGCAATAACGTATGTGTTCTTCCTTGAACGGGGTGGTTGggaaattaaataagaaaaattttcattttgaattCGTAATTGAATATTGAAATCCACCTAATTCTGTTCAGAGCCTTGGGCAAATGAAGATGGCAAGACTAGGATAAATCCTGAGAAGTTtgaattaaacattttttaatgttaCTTCCTTTTCCTTTAAATTGCATCACATCTGTAAAAGGATTACGTCAAACATCTTTTTAAAGCCTCAATAGTTTACTAATTTCAAATTAAGTTCCACTTATAAGAACATATTAATTTGAGTATAAGTAGTTTAAAGATAAagtatcaatattttattagttaaattaaaaaattatgaatagaaaaacttaattatagaaattttatttcacaaaaattgtcattttattgaaattaatttttttatattctctcTAAGTGTCTTAGTGATCGTTCCTCCTCtttaatatctaaattttttCTAATGATATTAGTAGAAAAGAGAAGATAATTTAATgaacaaaattttgtttagagtaagttttttattattatgtttcgATCTTAACTTTGTTGAGATAACATCATTAGGATTAATTATTGGATCTGAGATATTGTCTACTTTGGAGTTTGTTTGGATCTTAAGTCAGTTAAAATAACATGATTAAGGTAACTGCGTCTGATATATTGTTTGTTTTAGAGTTCAAAGTCACATCacaattttgtccttaaaatGTGTCTCAGAAGATTAAAGAAGGaatgtgtatttaaatttatcttGAACAATACTCCTAAGTAATGTAAGAGTATTGGATGTACTGAAAGAACTTTTTTTATTCGAATTATTACTTGTTAGGTTGTTTACATGCTTAAGAGTAGGTGCTTAGATATGAAATTTGacgaaaaaaaattagtatctaTTTGTCTAGGATCGTAGTAATATCTTTAGTTTGACAATTAGAGTTTTCTACAAGAACGTTTTAGTTTCTTGTAGATAATGaaaatttatgtaaattaatatattaagttAGTAGATGTAAATTAATGAAAACTTGTGGATAATGTTGTTTTATTAACATTATGTGGATAATGAAAACTTatgtaaattaatatattaagttGACTTGTCTTAGAGcgggtattttttttttttataattagaaATTAGAATAGTTTGTTTTATAATTGTGTTTAAAGGTGTTTAGAATAATAGACAAAAGAATCTATATGTTAACTTCCCATAAAATTATCATTGATTTATAATACATGAAATCAATCTAACATTCATGAATTCATGAAAAGTAATTCTTGGATGAAGATCAAATCATTTACATTTTAAATACATATCTTAAAATCAAATTTGTCAAGTATTTTTACACTTCCACACTTTTGACTCGCCTTACTACATAAAGTCGTTCTTGTTTATCCATTTATCTTCccttaagaaaaaaaacatgagtACTTGCTAAGTCTCTAATGTCACTTATAGCAAAATAACAAATATTGTTTGAATTGTTTACAAGGAAATTCTCACAAAAAAAAGTATATGAGATATAGACACTCCTTATTCTAGAGACTAATTTCACACAAGtgaaaaattaacaaataagGGTCTCTCTAAAGTTGTCTAGTAGATGATCTTATATTGAAGTCTTATCTTAGAAAGTGGGAGTGTAAAGTGAGGATTACACcccatttataaattataattcaacCTTATTCTTAGTCAATGTAGGATCCCCAACACACGTTTTGATGTCGAGGAATGAACATCTCAAGTGTGAGATTAAATACTTGTGGGTGGTCTAACACAAGCCCAATAATGGACACAATAACTCCAATGAACTTAACTagaataaactttaaatatctTTGGTACCATCTTAGTTATTGAATTGATAACTGATATAATATAAGTCTTGTattctttatttctttcttctaaTCTTCTAACACTTATTTTACTTGTTATAtagatttttatttcttattttaaactAAGCAActtgattatatataaaaaaaaatgatattatttgttataataaaaaattatgaaatgtcTATGACAAACTTTTCAAATTAGATTATTGTTCATTCATATGTGAAAACTCATTTATGCCataataatttcttatttttttattataacaaatAATGAGATttgtacaaaagaaaaaaacatatacattatctttttttatcgataaagaataaattaaataatttagggcATTTAAGGGTGTTCCAACCCTATACAAAACAACCTAAACTAATGTTCCAAGATAGATATAGATACAAAAAGACCACCTAGAAAGATCCAACAAAGAGAATTAGCTAATCCTTAGAACATACCTCCTAAAAAACCATTTATACCAATCTTCCATAACAAAAACTACCTACACTAGCCAACTTTGATCATTTCACTTCCACAATTTAACAAATTTCCTAGTGTAGTACCAATGACATTACAAATTTTGCATCAACAAACGGTACTCCAGATAAAACCAACAAAATCCAACAACAAACTCACCACCTAACATGGCGGGTTAATTTGGCTAACTCCTCCTAAAATTGAGCAGGTCACAAGCAAGTGTTGTTTTCATCCTTCCCTGTTGCACTCAATGATGCAGAAAAGAGCCATTTCAACCAAAGTTGCTGCCATGCTCCTGTGTGGTAAACATCACAACATAAAAAAGGACCCTGTTTTGCTCCCGTGCTATCTCCCACCATGCAAAACTTCCCTTCAAGTTCCTACACAATTTCTTTATTACCTGCGCATCTACATAGAAGTATTCCTTCCCAACCACACATAACATGGTATACAAATAGATAATCATGACGAAAACATATTTAGGATTATAACTTGAACTAAGAATAGAACATTACAAACATGAAGCTAAATTATCTAATTATTCTGATAAAGGGAATATGGTTTAGGATCAAATCAGAAAGAGAGAAACTAATGTGTGACAATTTGCTTTTCATCCACACCCAACTCTTAAGTTGAGCTAAATGGAACACTTCCTCCACATCAACTTTCCCTAGTTCAAAGACCACTTTGTTTTTATGAACCCAGAGACTCCAAACCATTGCAATCCATACACCTTTCCAAACCaagttttgtttttgatttacgTGAAAAAGATGGAATTGATCAAAGTGACACATGAggatctcatgttgggcaaacTGAATATCCACCCATCTACAACATGAAATCTAAGCAAAGGATGTCACCTTACACTAAATGAACAAATATAGACAAACTCATCTTCTTATTGGCATAGAGGGCATATAGAAGTATCTAAAAGGATACCTCTTTTGACTAGATTTACCCTCATGGGGATTTTGCCCAATAATACTCTCCATGCTAGTATTTGAGCATTAGGGAAGAATTTTATAAACCAaaacattttgaaaaattattattttcaatcgTGATATTACTGTGAACAATTCCATAAGCtaacttgataaaaaaaaaccccATTATCTTCCCTTACCTAACTACATGTGTCATGCACTTCCCTTTTCAGTCGtatgttatttaatttactAAGTAGTTTGCTTCTTGTAAACTCTTCCACTCAAACCCACTTCTTTTTCATTGTAGGTTTCACTGTCATCCAATTATACATTGTCTAACTAGTCATTTGTA includes:
- the LOC137835379 gene encoding probable WRKY transcription factor 69 — its product is MYHRRFNKPIHVANPDEPEPEPTSEAGPASPSSCDDTKAEAPSPKKRREMKKRVVTVPIGDVDGSKSKGETYPPSDSWAWRKYGQKPIKGSPYPRGYYRCSSSKGCPARKQVERSRVDPTKLIVTYANDHNHSIPLPKSNSFAVSAASSPPESASRFPPEEEMVVFATHTDFELAGDAAVLLSHHHFRWFDDVASTGVLEIPICGEVDDVAMPMREEDELLFADLDELPECSVVFRRRNIPRSSAIRCGGITG